In one Oryza glaberrima chromosome 2, OglaRS2, whole genome shotgun sequence genomic region, the following are encoded:
- the LOC127761380 gene encoding ent-copalyl diphosphate synthase 2, chloroplastic yields MQMQVLTAASSLPRATLLRPAAAEPWRQSFLQLQACPIQRPGIMLHCKAQLQGQETRERRQLDDDEHARPPQGGDDDVAASTSELPYMIESIKSKLRAARNSLGETTVSAYDTAWIALVNRLDGGGERSPQFPEAIDWIARNQLPDGSWGDAGMFIVQDRLINTLGCVVALATWGVHEEQRARGLAYIQDNLWRLGEDDEEWMMVGFEITFPVLLEKAKNLGLDINYDDPALQDIYAKRQLKLAKIPREALHARPTTLLHSLEGMENLDWERLLQFKCPAGSLHSSPAASAYALSETGDKELLEYLETAINNFDGGAPCTYPVDNFDRLWSVDRLRRLGISRYFTSEIEEYLEYAYRHLSPDGMSYGGLCPVKDIDDTAMAFRLLRLHGYNVSSSVFNHFEKDGEYFCFAGQSSQSLTAMYNSYRASQIVFPGDDDGLEQLRAYCRAFLEERRATGNLRDKWVIANGLPSEVEYALDFPWKASLPRVETRVYLEQYGASEDAWIGKGLYRMTLVNNDLYLEAAKADFTNFQRLSRLEWLSLKRWYIRNNLQAHGVTEQSVLRAYFLAAANIFEPNRAAERLGWARTAILAEAIASHLRQYSANGAADGMTERLISGLASHDWDWRESKDSAARSLLYALDELIDLHAFGNASDGLREAWKQWLMSWTNESQGSTGGDTALLLVRTIEICSGRHGSAEQSLKNSADYARLEQIASSMCSKLATKILAQNGGSMDNVEGIDQEVDVEMKELIQRVYGSSSNDVSSVTRQTFLDVVKSFCYVAHCSPETIDGHISKVLFEDVN; encoded by the exons ATGCAGATGCAGGTGCTCACCGCTGCTTCTTCGCTCCCTCGCGCGACCTTGCTCCGGCCGGCGGCTGCCGAGCCATGGCGCCAATCTTTCCTGCAGCTGCAGGCTTGTCCAATCCAGCGACCAG GTATCATGCTACACTGCAAGGCCCAGCTACAGGGGCAGGAAACGCGCGAGCGTCGTCAGCTCGACGACGATGAACACGCTAGACCACCacagggcggcgacgacgacgtcgcagCAAGCACCAGCGAGCTACCCTACATGATCGAGTCCATCAAATCCAAGCTGAGGGCGGCCAGGAACAGCCTCGGCGAGACCACCGTCTCCGCCTACGACACGGCGTGGATCGCGCTCGTCAaccgcctcgacggcggcggcgagaggagccCCCAGTTCCCGGAGGCCATCGACTGGATCGCCCGGAACCAGCTGCCCGACGGCTCGTGGGGCGACGCCGGCATGTTCATCGTCCAGGACCGGCTCATCAACACGCTGGGCTGCGTCGTGGCGCTCGCGACGTGGGGCGTCCACGAGGAGCAGCGCGCGAGGGGCCTCGCCTACATCCAGGACAACCTCTGGAGgctcggcgaggacgacgaggagtgGATGATGGTCGGGTTCGAGATCACCTTCCCCGTTCTCCTCGAGAAGGCCAAGAACCTGGGCCTGGACATCAACTATGATGACCCTGCCTTGCAGGACATATATGCCAAGAGACAATTAAAGCTCGCAAA GATTCCTAGAGAAGCACTGCATGCTAGGCCGACCACCTTGCTCCATAGCTTAGAGGGAATGGAAAACTTGGACTGGGAAAGGTTGCTACAGTTCAAGTGTCCAGCTGGCTCCTTACATTCCTCACCTGCTGCGTCAGCTTACGCTCTCAGCGAAACGGGTGACAAGGAGTTGCTCGAATACCTGGAAACAGCCATCAACAATTTTGACGGTGGAG CACCATGCACCTACCCTGTCGACAACTTTGACCGCTTATGGTCGGTCGATCGGTTGAGGCGGCTAGGAATATCGAGGTACTTCACGAGTGAGATTGAAGAATACTTGGAGTACGCCTACAG GCACCTGAGTCCAGATGGCATGAGCTACGGCGGGCTCTGTCCGGTCAAGGACATCGACGACACGGCCATGGCTTTCCGTCTCCTCCGTCTGCATGGCTACAATGTCTCAtcat CGGTGTTCAATCACTTCGAGAAGGACGGGGAGTACTTCTGCTTCGCGGGGCAGTCGAGCCAGTCGCTGACGGCGATGTACAACTCCTACCGCGCCTCGCAGATCGTCTtccccggcgacgacgacggcctggAGCAGCTCAGGGCCTACTGCCGCGCCTTCCTCGAGGAGCGGCGAGCCACCGGCAACCTCAGGGACAAGTGGGTCATCGCCAATGGCTTGCCCAGCGAG GTCGAGTACGCGCTGGATTTCCCATGGAAGGCAAGCTTGCCGCGAGTCGAGACGAGGGTGTATCTGGAGCAGTACGGCGCTAGCGAGGACGCGTGGATCGGCAAGGGACTCTACAG GATGACCCTAGTCAACAACGACCTGTACCTTGAGGCGGCAAAGGCTGACTTCACCAACTTCCAGAGGCTCTCCCGGCTCGAGTGGCTCAGCCTGAAAAG GTGGTACATCAGGAAcaatctgcaagcgcacggcGTGACCGAACAGAGCGTGCTGAGAGCCTACTTCTTAGCCGCGGCGAACATCTTCGAGCCCAACCGGGCGGCGGAACGCCTGGGATGGGCTCGCACGGCGATCCTCGCCGAGGCCATCGCGTCACACCTCCGACAGTACAGTGCcaacggcgccgccgacggcatGACAGAGAGGCTCATCAGTGGACTCGCCAGCCACGACTGGGACTGGAG GGAATCAAAGGATTCAGCAGCGAGGAGCTTACTGTACGCACTTGATGAGCTCATCGACCTCCATGCGTTCGGCAATGCTTCTGACGGCCTACGTGAAGCg TGGAAGCAGTGGCTCATGTCATGGACAAACGAGAGCCAAGGATCAACTGGTGGGGATACCGCATTGCTGCTAGTTCGCACAATCGAGATCTGCTCAGGACGGCACGGTTCAGCCGAGCAGAGCCTGAAGAACAGTGCAGACTACGCCAGGCTTGAGCAGATCGCCTCTTCCATGTGCAGCAAACTTGCCACCAAAATTCTTGCTCAG AATGGAGGAAGCATGGACAACGTTGAGGGTATAGACCAGGAAGTGGATGTTGAGATGAAAGAGCTCATCCAGCGTGTCTACGGGAGCAGCAGCAACGATGTCAGCAGCGTGACGAGGCAGACATTTCTCGACGTGGTGAAGAGCTTTTGCTACGTCGCTCATTGCTCGCCCGAAACAATCGATGGGCACATCTCCAAGGTTTTGTTCGAGGATGTCAATTAG